Proteins found in one Miscanthus floridulus cultivar M001 chromosome 4, ASM1932011v1, whole genome shotgun sequence genomic segment:
- the LOC136550186 gene encoding putative casein kinase II subunit beta-4 isoform X2 encodes MYKQGGAGGGAGLDRKRISDALDKHLEKAVASPSTSRGSAGGGGGRDHHRLVVPSSVSSIPKGRCSEGESDSDSEASDVSGSDGEDTSWISWYCNLRGNEFFCEVDDDYIQDDFNLCGLSSQVPYYDYALDLILDIESSHGDMFTEEQNELVESAAEMLYGLIHARYILTSKGLAAMLEKYKNYDFGRCPRVYCCGQPCLPVGQSDIHRSSTVKIYCPKCEDIYYPRSKYQDIDGAYFGTTFPHLFLMTYEHLKPQKPSQRYVPRVFGFKLHKP; translated from the exons ATGTATAAGCAGGGGGGAGCGGGCGGAGGGGCTGGGCTGGACCGGAAGCGGATCAGCGACGCGCTAGACAAGCACCTCGAGAAGGCGGTCGCGTCGCCGTCCACGTCGAGGGGGTCggcgggcggcggtggcgggcgcgACCACCACCGCCTCGTCGTGCCGTCCTCTGTGTCGTCCATCCCCAAGGGCCGCTGCTCCGAAG GGGAGTCTGATTCTGATAGTGAAGCCTCAGATGTTAGCGGCtctgatggagaagacacctcaTGGATTTCATGGTATTGCAACCTAAGGGGGAACGAGTTCTTCTGTGAAGTCGATGATGACTACATTCAAGACGACTTCAACCTTTGTGGCCTCAGCAGCCAAGTTCCTTATTATGATTATGCTCTTGATCTCATTTTAGATATCGAGTCATCTCATG GTGATATGTTCACCGAGGAACAAAATGAGCTCGTAGAATCAGCTGCAGAGATGCTTTATGGGCTGATCCATGCACGATACATTCTGACCAGTAAAGGACTGGCTGCGATG CTCGAGAAGTATAAGAACTATGACTTTGGGCGGTGCCCGCGTGTTTACTGCTGCGGTCAACCATGCCTACCAGTTGGACAATCAGATATCCATCGATCTAGTACTGTGAAGATATACTGCCCCAAGTGTGAAGACATCTACTACCCACGGTCCAAGTACCAAG ACATCGACGGCGCATACTTTGGGACAACGTTCCCTCATCTGTTCCTGATGACATACGAGCACCTCAAGCCGCAGAAGCCCTCGCAGCGCTATGTTCCTCGTGTCTTTGGCTTCAAGCTCCACAAGCCATGA
- the LOC136552386 gene encoding pentatricopeptide repeat-containing protein At2g15980, translating to MAAAAGTRCRDPTADPTSQFFIDAAHPYAVAAATALTSHRTKSKWSHLSSVPVPSPLPASAAAAVLLLLRHRPHTALRFHAFALRRLLPSRSPPPLVFSASAAHVAAASRLRGAALAVLASASRHYSPAQIFNALAATYRRFASAPFVFDLLLLAYLRSRRDALAAASVARRILAAGARPLPSTTAALLRSLPSATAALDMYHQIYTHPSPRSNHLLLPTVHTFNSLLLAFHREGKCDGFKIVLQEMGKYSCKHNVCTYSIMMAEYCNGGHVETAQALWDEMIQEGIQPDVTAYNTMISGYCHSGEVGMAEEMFKNMLMGRIDPTATTFEWLVRGHCMARDDEAAMLVRADMKRRGFGLAPETIEELLDGLCQNGRVEDGLGVLREEMKREEFVPTRRSYEVLIRGFCDEGEVEVAIKLQAEMAGKGFNAGSEVYHAFISAYEKSENYEMVEKLRKEMAVMGT from the coding sequence atggccgccgccgccggcacacGCTGCCGAGACCCCACCGCCGACCCCACGTCCCAGTTCTTCATCGACGCCGCCCATCCGTACGCAGTCGCTGCAGCCACCGCGCTCACCTCCCACCGCACCAAGTCCAAGTGGTCCCACCTCTCTTCGGTCCCCGTCCCCTCCCCACTcccggcctccgccgccgccgccgtgcttctcctcctccgccaccgacCGCACACCGCGCTCCGCTTCCACGCCTtcgccctccgccgcctccttccttcccgctcccctcctcctctcgtcTTCTCCGCCTCCGCAGCCCACGTCGCGGCGGCCTCCCGCCTCCGGGGCGCCGCCCTCGCCGTCCTCGCCTCCGCCTCCCGCCACTACTCACCGGCCCAGATCTTCAACGCCCTTGCCGCCACCTACCGCCGCTTTGCCTCCGCCCCATTCGTCTTTGACCTCCTCCTCCTTGCCTACCTCCGCTCCCGCCGCGACGCCCTCGCCGCGGCCTCCGTCGCCCGCCGCATCCTCGCTGCCGGCGCCCGGCCGCTCCCCTCCACCACGGCGGCTCTTCTTCGCTCCCTCCCTTCCGCCACCGCGGCCCTCGACATGTATCATCAAATCTACACGCATCCAAGTCCACGGAGCAATCACCTCCTACTGCCGACCGTTCACACCTTCAATTCCCTCCTCCTTGCTTTCCACCGCGAAGGCAAGTGTGATGGATTCAAGATTGTGCTCCAGGAAATGGGCAAATATTCCTGCAAGCACAACGTGTGCACCTACAGCATCATGATGGCTGAGTACTGCAATGGCGGACATGTGGAGACGGCACAAGCACTGTGGGATGAGATGattcaggaagggatccagcctGATGTAACTGCGTACAACACAATGATTAGTGGATATTGCCATTCTGGGGAGGTAGGGATGGCAGAGGAGATGTTTAAAAATATGTTGATGGGCAGGATTGATCCAACTGCCACAACGTTCGAATGGTTGGTTAGAGGGCATTGTATGGCACGGGATGATGAGGCAGCAATGCTTGTGCGTGCAGACATGAAAAGGAGGGGGTTTGGGTTGGCGCCAGAGACTATTGAGGAATTGTTGGATGGATTATGTCAAAATGGGAGGGTTGAGGATGGCTTGGGTGTTTTGCGAGAGGAGATGAAGAGGGAAGAGTTTGTGCCAACTCGGAGGAGTTATGAGGTGTTGATTAGGGGGTTTTGTGATGAaggggaggtggaggtggcaaTCAAACTCCAAGCAGAGATGGCTGGAAAGGGATTCAATGCTGGCAGCGAGGTGTACCATGCATTTATTAGTGCCTATGAGAAGTCTGAAAACTATGAGATGGTGGAGAAGTTGAGGAAGGAAATGGCGGTAATGGGCACTTAG
- the LOC136550186 gene encoding putative casein kinase II subunit beta-4 isoform X1 produces MYKQGGAGGGAGLDRKRISDALDKHLEKAVASPSTSRGSAGGGGGRDHHRLVVPSSVSSIPKGRCSEGESDSDSEASDVSGSDGEDTSWISWYCNLRGNEFFCEVDDDYIQDDFNLCGLSSQVPYYDYALDLILDIESSHGDMFTEEQNELVESAAEMLYGLIHARYILTSKGLAAMLEKYKNYDFGRCPRVYCCGQPCLPVGQSDIHRSSTVKIYCPKCEDIYYPRSKYQGNIDGAYFGTTFPHLFLMTYEHLKPQKPSQRYVPRVFGFKLHKP; encoded by the exons ATGTATAAGCAGGGGGGAGCGGGCGGAGGGGCTGGGCTGGACCGGAAGCGGATCAGCGACGCGCTAGACAAGCACCTCGAGAAGGCGGTCGCGTCGCCGTCCACGTCGAGGGGGTCggcgggcggcggtggcgggcgcgACCACCACCGCCTCGTCGTGCCGTCCTCTGTGTCGTCCATCCCCAAGGGCCGCTGCTCCGAAG GGGAGTCTGATTCTGATAGTGAAGCCTCAGATGTTAGCGGCtctgatggagaagacacctcaTGGATTTCATGGTATTGCAACCTAAGGGGGAACGAGTTCTTCTGTGAAGTCGATGATGACTACATTCAAGACGACTTCAACCTTTGTGGCCTCAGCAGCCAAGTTCCTTATTATGATTATGCTCTTGATCTCATTTTAGATATCGAGTCATCTCATG GTGATATGTTCACCGAGGAACAAAATGAGCTCGTAGAATCAGCTGCAGAGATGCTTTATGGGCTGATCCATGCACGATACATTCTGACCAGTAAAGGACTGGCTGCGATG CTCGAGAAGTATAAGAACTATGACTTTGGGCGGTGCCCGCGTGTTTACTGCTGCGGTCAACCATGCCTACCAGTTGGACAATCAGATATCCATCGATCTAGTACTGTGAAGATATACTGCCCCAAGTGTGAAGACATCTACTACCCACGGTCCAAGTACCAAGGCA ACATCGACGGCGCATACTTTGGGACAACGTTCCCTCATCTGTTCCTGATGACATACGAGCACCTCAAGCCGCAGAAGCCCTCGCAGCGCTATGTTCCTCGTGTCTTTGGCTTCAAGCTCCACAAGCCATGA
- the LOC136552385 gene encoding probable (S)-ureidoglycine aminohydrolase codes for MMSIHRLRPLVPFVLLASLQCGAAAAAAAGYGGGAEGFCSAEPSSECSGGQPLYWKVTHPTLAPAHLQDLPGFTRSVFKRDHALITPESHVFSPLPDWINTLGAYLISPAIGAHFTMYLANMQDGSKSALPPKDVERLVFVLQGSISLTVGTGTIHSLLVDSYAYLPANTKHSVISDEPTTLVIFERRYIAIEDSHPDLIVGSTDKQPLLETPGEVFLLRKLLPTSLSYDFNIHIMDFQPGEYLNVKEVHYNQHGLLILEGQGIYRLGESWYPVQSGDTIWMAPFVPQWYAALGKTRTRYLLYKDVNRNPLI; via the exons ATGATGAGCATCCACCGTCTCCGCCCCCTCGTCCCCTTCGTCCTCTTGGCGTCGCTTCAATGCG gtgcggcggcggcggcggcggctggataCGGAGGTGGCGCCGAGGGATTCTGCTCGGCGGAGCCATCGAGCGAGTGCTCCGGGGGGCAGCCGCTCTACTGGAAGGTCACCCATCCCACCCTCGCGCCCGCGCACCTCCAAG ATTTACCTGGCTTTACACGTAGTGTTTTCAAAAGGGATCATGCTTTAATAACACCAGAGAGTCATGTATTCAGTCCTTTGCCTGATTG GATCAATACCTTAGGAGCATATTTGATCAGTCCAGCTATTGGTGCACACTTCACTATGTATCTGGCAAACATGCAAG ATGGTTCAAAATCAGCCCTACCACCGAAAGATGTTGAAAG GCTTGTTTTTGTACTACAAGGGAGCATTTCGTTGACTGTGGGGACTGGAACTATCCATTCTCTGCTG GTGGATTCCTATGCATATCTTCCTGCAAACACAAAACATTCTGTGATCTCAGATGAACCAACCACTCTTGTTATATTCGAGAGGAG GTACATTGCCATTGAGGATTCCCATCCTGATCTAATTGTCGGTTCAACAGATAAGCAACCCCTTCTTGAAACCCCGGGAGAG GTATTTCTACTGAGGAAGCTGCTACCAACTTCTCTGTCCTATGACTTTAATATCCAT ATAATGGACTTTCAACCAGGCGAATATCTCAATGTAAAG GAGGTTCATTATAATCAACATGGACTTCTTATTTTAGAGGGGCAAGGAATATACCGACTGGGGGAGAGTTG GTATCCGGTGCAATCAGGAGATACCATTTGGATGGCACCGTTTGTTCCTCAGTG GTATGCTGCCCTTGGTAAGACCAGGACGAGATACTTGCTGTACAAAGATGTCAATAGGAATCCATTGATATGA
- the LOC136552384 gene encoding ATP synthase subunit delta', mitochondrial-like, translating into MLRHAARRLVSRTAAAPIARRALATAEVPAEAAEDSTFVEAWKKVAPNIEPPTTPLSLMQPRPPTPATIPTKLTVNFVLPYKSEIANKEVDMVIVPATTGQMGVLPGHVATIAELKPGVLSVHEGNDVTKYFVSSGFAFVHANSIADIVAVEAVPVDQIDPALVQKGLADFTAKLGSASTDLEKAEAQIGVDVHSALNAALTG; encoded by the exons ATGCTACGCCACGCCGCCCGCCGTCTCGTCTCCCGCACCGCTGCGGCGCCCATCGCCCGCCGGGCGCTCGCCACGGCGGAGGTGCCCGCGGAGGCCGCCGAGGACTCCACGTTCGTGGAGGCGTGGAAAAAGGTCGCCCCCAACATCGAGCCCCCAACGACGCCCCTCTCCCTCATGCAGCCGCGCCCGCCCACGCCGGCCACCATCCCCACCAAGCTCACCGTCAACTTCGTCCTCCCCTACAAGTCCGAGATCGCCAACAAGGAG GTTGACATGGTAATTGTACCAGCTACAACTGGTCAGATGGGTGTTTTGCCAGGCCATGTTGCCACAATTGCAGAGCTCAAGCCTGGTGTTCTCTCAGTACACGAGGGAAATGACGTGACCAAGTACTTTGTGAGCAGTGGGTTTGCTTTCGTTCATGCAAACTCCATTGCTGATATTGTGGCTGTTGAGGCTGTCCCTGTGGATCAGATCGACCCAGCATTGGTTCAGAAGGGTCTCGCAGACTTCACTGCCAAGCTTGGTTCGGCCTCTACGGACCtggagaaggctgaggctcagATCGGAGTCGATGTTCACAGTGCGCTCAATGCTGCATTGACCGGTTAA